From the genome of Geminocystis herdmanii PCC 6308, one region includes:
- a CDS encoding CYTH domain-containing protein — MGLEIERKFLVNHRLWQPPDNGILYRQGYIYTHNGNTVRIRIAGDKGFVTFKGKTKGMARSEFEYEIPLEDAGEMLDTLCDRPLIEKIRYRIKIDHLTWEIDEFLGDNQGLLLAEVELSSENQEIILPNWITEEVTQDSRYYNSNLAKKPYGEWKMEN; from the coding sequence ATGGGTTTGGAAATTGAACGGAAATTTTTAGTAAATCATCGTCTTTGGCAACCTCCCGACAATGGTATTTTATATCGTCAAGGTTATATTTATACTCATAATGGCAATACTGTAAGAATAAGAATTGCTGGGGATAAGGGTTTTGTTACTTTTAAGGGAAAAACTAAGGGTATGGCTCGATCGGAATTTGAATATGAGATACCCTTAGAGGATGCGGGAGAAATGTTGGATACTTTGTGCGATCGACCTTTAATTGAGAAGATAAGATATAGGATAAAAATAGATCATTTAACTTGGGAAATAGACGAATTTTTAGGAGATAATCAGGGTTTACTTTTGGCGGAAGTTGAATTAAGTAGTGAAAATCAAGAGATTATTTTACCTAATTGGATAACAGAAGAAGTTACTCAAGATAGTCGTTATTATAATTCTAATTTAGCGAAAAAACCCTATGGAGAATGGAAAATGGAAAATTGA
- a CDS encoding L-threonylcarbamoyladenylate synthase gives MATIYELNPDNPQRRDIEQITQALKKGAIMLYPTDTVYAIGCDMNVKSAVEKVRMLKQLSNDKPLTFLCSSLSKISEYATVNDEAYRIMKRLIPGPYTFLLPTTKLVPKLVMSPKRKTTGIRVPDQNVCQALLQSLDNPIISTSAHIIDEDGDSPSFEWEKARLFDEFDKQVDIIIDDYTEPGYQVSTILDFSTHTPSVVRQGLGWEELENLFNFE, from the coding sequence ATGGCAACAATATACGAATTAAATCCAGATAATCCCCAAAGGCGTGACATTGAACAAATTACTCAGGCATTAAAAAAAGGCGCAATTATGCTTTATCCTACGGATACAGTTTATGCCATTGGTTGCGATATGAATGTCAAGTCGGCAGTGGAAAAAGTCAGAATGTTAAAACAACTTTCTAATGATAAACCATTGACTTTTCTTTGTTCTTCTTTATCAAAAATATCAGAATATGCCACTGTCAATGATGAAGCCTATCGTATCATGAAACGCTTGATACCCGGTCCTTATACTTTTTTGTTACCTACTACAAAGTTAGTACCAAAATTAGTTATGTCACCGAAAAGGAAGACAACAGGAATACGAGTTCCTGATCAAAATGTCTGTCAGGCTTTGCTACAATCCCTTGACAATCCCATTATTTCCACATCGGCTCATATTATTGATGAAGATGGTGATTCTCCTTCTTTTGAGTGGGAAAAAGCAAGGTTATTTGATGAATTTGATAAACAGGTGGACATTATCATTGATGATTATACCGAACCGGGGTATCAAGTTTCGACTATTCTCGATTTTTCTACCCATACACCTTCTGTTGTTAGACAGGGTTTAGGATGGGAAGAATTAGAAAATTTATTTAATTTTGAGTAA
- a CDS encoding YkvA family protein, translating to MKINLQSLYSFYRNAIRNPKYRNWIILGTLVYVLSPFDISPDFFPLAGQIDDFFLLSIMLTEVSQMVLTGLKNKKEKNNQSTENFTSKTVDVDAVSLD from the coding sequence ATGAAAATTAATCTTCAGTCTCTCTACAGTTTTTATCGCAATGCTATTCGCAACCCTAAATATAGAAATTGGATCATTTTAGGTACATTAGTTTATGTATTAAGTCCTTTTGATATTTCTCCCGATTTTTTCCCTTTAGCTGGACAAATTGACGATTTTTTCCTCTTATCAATTATGTTAACAGAAGTTTCTCAAATGGTGTTAACTGGGCTCAAAAATAAAAAGGAAAAGAATAATCAAAGTACGGAAAACTTTACCTCTAAAACTGTAGATGTGGACGCTGTTTCTTTAGATTAA